In one window of Paenarthrobacter nicotinovorans DNA:
- the aztD gene encoding zinc metallochaperone AztD, producing the protein MSHHSHPTLPAVRGRKRHLPTGAVAVVGLSALLLTGCATPGGSAGSTADASPSSSAKPSPKEAGAPTPRLVYTYDGGMGVLDAASLEKVGSADLGGFNRLNPAGDGRHVFVSTGDAFRLFDAGAWTEPHGDHSHHYVSDPKLTDLAFEASKAGHVVLHAGKTVLFSDGSGKVESFKSSALGAAVEDGKLPAADVYTTPEAHHGVAVELEDGKLLVTLGNEESRSGIAVLSAGKGQDRKEIVRNEDCPGVHGEAVAAGEAVVVGCENGMLIYKDGAITKVASPDAYGRLGNQAGSEKSPVILGDYKVDKAAKPERPTRISLVNTETAAMQLVDIGTSYSFRSLGRGPAGEALVLGTDGGLRVIDPLSGAVTSTIPVVAAWEESATWQDPRPTLFVQGSTAYVTEPATQSLHAVDLKAGKVAKSVKLDQTPNELTGVTG; encoded by the coding sequence ATGTCACATCACTCACACCCCACCCTTCCCGCCGTGCGCGGCCGTAAACGCCACTTGCCCACGGGCGCGGTCGCCGTCGTCGGGCTTTCCGCCCTTCTTCTTACTGGCTGCGCGACTCCCGGCGGCTCCGCTGGCAGCACAGCCGACGCCTCGCCGTCGTCGTCCGCAAAGCCCAGCCCCAAAGAAGCCGGTGCCCCGACCCCTCGCCTGGTCTACACGTACGACGGCGGCATGGGAGTTCTGGACGCCGCCTCCCTGGAGAAGGTGGGGAGTGCGGACCTGGGTGGCTTCAACCGGCTGAATCCCGCAGGCGACGGCAGGCATGTTTTCGTGTCCACCGGTGACGCCTTCCGCCTTTTCGACGCCGGCGCCTGGACCGAGCCGCACGGCGACCACAGCCATCACTACGTCAGCGATCCCAAGCTGACGGATCTGGCGTTCGAGGCGAGTAAAGCCGGTCACGTGGTGCTGCACGCCGGCAAAACCGTGCTGTTCAGCGACGGGTCGGGCAAGGTGGAGAGCTTCAAGAGCTCTGCGCTGGGGGCTGCTGTGGAGGACGGAAAACTGCCCGCCGCCGACGTTTACACAACGCCTGAAGCGCACCATGGAGTCGCCGTCGAACTCGAGGACGGCAAGCTGCTGGTGACCCTCGGCAATGAGGAAAGTAGGTCCGGAATCGCAGTGCTCTCCGCCGGCAAGGGGCAGGACCGCAAGGAAATCGTCCGCAACGAGGACTGCCCGGGCGTGCATGGTGAGGCCGTGGCTGCCGGAGAAGCAGTAGTGGTCGGGTGCGAAAACGGCATGTTGATCTACAAGGACGGGGCCATCACCAAGGTGGCGAGCCCTGATGCTTACGGCCGCTTGGGCAATCAGGCGGGATCGGAAAAGTCCCCGGTGATCCTGGGCGACTACAAGGTGGACAAGGCCGCCAAGCCGGAACGTCCCACCCGGATTTCGCTGGTCAACACCGAAACCGCAGCCATGCAGCTCGTGGACATCGGCACCAGCTACTCGTTCCGCTCACTGGGCCGCGGCCCGGCGGGTGAAGCCCTGGTTCTGGGAACTGATGGCGGCCTGCGCGTGATCGACCCACTCTCCGGTGCCGTCACCTCAACCATACCTGTGGTTGCCGCATGGGAGGAGTCGGCCACCTGGCAGGACCCGCGGCCCACCCTTTTTGTCCAGGGCTCGACGGCGTACGTCACCGAACCTGCGACGCAGTCACTTCACGCTGTGGACCTGAAGGCGGGCAAGGTGGCGAAGTCGGTGAAGCTTGATCAGACCCCGAACGAGCTCACCGGCGTCACGGGCTAG
- a CDS encoding PEP-utilizing enzyme, with protein sequence MTRAVVLNGTAASAGSARGMASLIHGPDDFARFRTGDVLVCRTTDPAWTPLFGMASAVVTETGGMLSHAAIVAREYGIPAVLGVHAALELVPDGSVVTVDGSTGTVTLAGMQ encoded by the coding sequence GTGACAAGGGCGGTAGTCCTGAACGGAACCGCAGCGAGCGCCGGCAGTGCCAGGGGGATGGCCAGCCTGATCCATGGGCCCGATGATTTTGCCCGTTTCCGGACCGGAGACGTACTGGTTTGCCGCACCACTGATCCAGCATGGACCCCTCTGTTCGGGATGGCTTCGGCAGTGGTCACCGAAACAGGAGGAATGCTGTCCCATGCCGCGATCGTCGCGAGGGAATACGGCATTCCGGCCGTCCTGGGTGTGCACGCTGCGTTGGAGCTTGTGCCTGACGGCAGCGTTGTGACTGTTGATGGTTCGACCGGGACGGTCACCTTGGCGGGCATGCAATGA
- a CDS encoding acyl-CoA thioesterase, which produces MSEDADNSVPLRFLAAPTDVGHSGSVDAGTVLEWVDKAAYAAAVGWAKSYCVTAYVGNIHFTDPVNSGDMVEVTSTIVYTGRSSMHIHTVVSSRDPKGGPETMHSQCMVIFVAVGPDGKPIPVPQFQPSTPAEIEQRDHALARIEVREQIVNAMNAQEYTDAGTAERVTLRFMASPTDVNWGGKVHGGIVMKWIDEAAYVCASRYCGKDTVAVFSGGVRFYRPLLIGHVVEVEARLVYTGAKGMHIAVHVRSGDPKTREMNLTTYCLTVMVARDETGTAVPIPQWVPVSEEDKKLHAHARELLEIRGRAPGNRLPDHLLKAAQN; this is translated from the coding sequence ATGAGCGAAGACGCCGACAACTCTGTGCCCCTCCGCTTCCTGGCAGCCCCCACGGACGTTGGGCACAGCGGATCCGTTGATGCCGGGACCGTCCTTGAATGGGTGGACAAGGCGGCTTACGCAGCGGCGGTGGGATGGGCCAAGTCCTATTGCGTCACCGCCTATGTGGGCAACATCCACTTCACCGACCCCGTGAACAGCGGCGATATGGTTGAAGTGACCTCAACGATCGTTTACACCGGCCGGTCCTCCATGCACATCCACACCGTGGTCAGTTCCCGGGATCCCAAGGGCGGGCCGGAGACAATGCACAGCCAATGCATGGTGATTTTCGTAGCTGTGGGTCCGGACGGCAAGCCGATTCCCGTTCCCCAGTTCCAACCCTCAACGCCTGCCGAGATCGAGCAGCGGGACCACGCGCTGGCCCGCATCGAAGTCCGTGAGCAGATCGTCAATGCGATGAACGCACAGGAATACACCGACGCCGGAACCGCCGAGCGCGTCACGCTGCGGTTCATGGCGTCCCCCACCGATGTGAACTGGGGCGGCAAAGTCCACGGTGGCATCGTGATGAAGTGGATCGATGAGGCTGCGTACGTTTGCGCGTCCCGTTACTGCGGCAAGGACACTGTGGCCGTCTTCTCCGGTGGTGTCCGTTTTTACCGGCCGCTGCTGATCGGCCATGTGGTGGAAGTCGAAGCCCGGCTGGTCTACACCGGCGCCAAGGGCATGCACATCGCGGTCCACGTCCGCTCGGGCGATCCCAAGACCCGGGAAATGAACCTCACCACGTACTGCCTGACGGTGATGGTGGCCCGCGACGAAACGGGGACGGCCGTGCCGATTCCCCAATGGGTCCCAGTGTCCGAGGAGGACAAGAAACTGCATGCGCACGCGCGCGAACTTCTCGAAATCCGTGGCCGCGCCCCGGGAAACCGGCTGCCGGACCACCTGCTGAAGGCCGCGCAGAACTAG
- a CDS encoding VOC family protein has product MALRLVQVNFKAGDDSALGQFWADALGWGVSSEGPGVTNVEPLDFTWPDPAAVCVDVVSVPDPESVKYRVHLDLATTSADHQRELVQRLKELGASPADIGQGEVPWVVMADPEGNLFCVLEPRAIYQDTGPIATVVVNCEDPRAMADFWGRATDWTVHEVTDEHARLRSSKGVGPYLELLRTPEPDALPNRIHLDLKPYPGDDRAAGVARLHSLGARDADLGQGDVSWKCLTDPEGNDFCVLSPG; this is encoded by the coding sequence ATGGCACTGCGACTGGTTCAAGTGAATTTCAAGGCCGGGGACGACTCAGCCCTCGGGCAGTTTTGGGCGGATGCTCTCGGCTGGGGTGTTTCCAGCGAAGGACCGGGGGTCACCAACGTGGAACCCCTTGATTTTACGTGGCCGGACCCTGCGGCTGTATGCGTGGACGTGGTCAGTGTTCCGGACCCCGAGTCAGTGAAGTACCGTGTCCATCTGGACCTTGCCACCACGTCCGCTGATCATCAGAGGGAACTCGTACAGCGGCTCAAGGAGCTTGGTGCTTCGCCTGCGGATATTGGCCAGGGAGAGGTGCCGTGGGTGGTGATGGCTGATCCTGAGGGCAACTTGTTCTGCGTACTCGAACCTCGTGCGATCTATCAGGACACCGGCCCCATAGCCACCGTGGTGGTCAACTGCGAAGATCCCCGGGCCATGGCCGATTTCTGGGGCCGGGCAACGGACTGGACCGTGCATGAGGTGACTGATGAGCATGCGAGGTTGCGCTCGTCCAAGGGGGTTGGTCCCTACCTTGAGCTTCTTCGTACCCCCGAACCGGACGCCCTGCCCAACCGTATTCATCTGGATCTCAAGCCATATCCCGGCGACGATCGAGCCGCTGGGGTCGCCAGGCTCCACAGCCTGGGTGCCCGCGATGCCGACCTCGGCCAAGGCGATGTGTCCTGGAAGTGCCTGACCGACCCCGAGGGAAACGACTTCTGCGTATTGAGTCCAGGGTGA
- a CDS encoding GntR family transcriptional regulator, with translation MAATASLLGLEKKSLREQALAALRTAITSGELEPGRHLVETELSEMLQISRGTLREALRQLEQEGLISAGPRGRMSVRHLDVKEIRDIFAVRGVLESLAARTLSDMPDKEGALAELRAAVDNMEKAAKSSLEERIESDLEFHRTLCRLSGNETLLHSWESLEGSIRMSIMFAGLERATRNMSVGRHHDIVAAIETGNAAKARETIIEHMNGAAENLVG, from the coding sequence ATGGCCGCCACAGCCTCCCTGCTGGGACTGGAGAAGAAGAGCCTCCGCGAACAGGCGCTCGCAGCCCTGCGGACCGCGATCACCAGTGGCGAGCTTGAGCCCGGACGGCACCTTGTGGAAACCGAACTGTCCGAAATGCTGCAGATCAGCCGCGGTACCCTCCGCGAAGCGCTGCGGCAACTGGAACAGGAAGGTCTCATCTCCGCCGGACCACGCGGCCGGATGTCCGTCAGGCACCTGGACGTCAAGGAAATCCGTGACATCTTCGCGGTCCGGGGTGTGCTGGAATCCTTGGCAGCCCGGACGCTTAGCGACATGCCCGATAAGGAGGGTGCGCTCGCAGAGTTACGTGCCGCCGTCGACAATATGGAGAAGGCCGCGAAATCCTCATTGGAGGAACGGATCGAATCCGACCTCGAGTTCCACCGCACCCTCTGCCGCTTGTCCGGAAACGAGACACTGCTGCACTCCTGGGAATCCCTGGAAGGCTCCATCCGGATGTCCATCATGTTCGCCGGGCTGGAACGCGCAACCCGAAACATGAGCGTCGGCCGGCACCACGACATTGTTGCCGCCATTGAGACCGGAAATGCCGCCAAGGCACGGGAAACGATCATTGAACACATGAATGGTGCGGCGGAGAATCTGGTGGGTTAG
- a CDS encoding transketolase family protein — MSTTTTAKPKLKTSAMIASFADPGQKTTSAPFGHALVKAAEADSRIVGLTADLGKYTDMHIFAKAFPERFFQMGMAEQLLFGAAAGMAETGLVPFASTYSVFAARRAYDFLCLDIAEPNLNVNIVGGLPGLTTGYGPSHQATEDMAIFRGMPNLTIVDPCDSVDIEQAVPQLAASDGPTYLRLLRGNVPTVLDEYDYKFELGKAKVLRGGNDVVFVSSGLMTMRALQAADALAKHNVDVAVVHTPTIKPFDSATVLAELNTDRLAVTLENHTVVGGLFETVASAVVTAGLGKRVVPIALPDQFLDAGALPTLHERYGLSVDRIVAKVLSELG, encoded by the coding sequence ATGAGCACCACCACAACAGCAAAGCCGAAGCTCAAGACCTCGGCGATGATCGCGTCCTTCGCTGATCCCGGCCAGAAGACCACGTCAGCTCCGTTCGGGCACGCGCTGGTTAAGGCCGCTGAGGCGGACTCCCGGATTGTCGGGCTCACCGCTGACCTGGGCAAGTACACGGACATGCACATTTTCGCCAAGGCGTTTCCTGAGCGCTTCTTCCAGATGGGCATGGCTGAGCAGCTCCTCTTCGGCGCGGCCGCGGGCATGGCCGAAACGGGACTGGTCCCGTTCGCATCCACCTACTCGGTGTTCGCTGCCCGGCGTGCATATGACTTCCTGTGCCTGGACATCGCGGAACCAAACCTGAACGTAAACATTGTGGGCGGCCTCCCCGGCCTGACCACCGGCTACGGACCCAGCCACCAGGCCACCGAGGACATGGCGATCTTCCGCGGCATGCCCAACCTGACCATCGTGGACCCCTGCGACTCCGTTGACATCGAACAGGCGGTTCCGCAGCTCGCTGCCTCGGACGGGCCCACGTACCTGCGGCTCCTGCGCGGCAATGTGCCCACCGTCCTGGACGAGTACGACTATAAGTTTGAGCTCGGTAAAGCCAAGGTTTTGCGCGGCGGGAACGACGTCGTCTTCGTGTCTTCCGGTCTGATGACCATGCGTGCCCTGCAGGCGGCGGACGCGTTGGCGAAGCACAACGTGGACGTGGCCGTAGTGCACACGCCCACCATCAAGCCCTTCGATTCCGCCACCGTGCTGGCTGAGCTGAACACGGACCGGCTGGCCGTCACCCTGGAGAACCACACGGTTGTTGGCGGTTTGTTCGAAACCGTTGCCTCCGCCGTCGTCACCGCCGGGCTCGGCAAGCGCGTGGTTCCCATCGCGCTGCCCGACCAATTCCTCGACGCCGGTGCGCTGCCCACACTGCACGAACGCTACGGTCTGTCCGTGGACCGGATCGTGGCCAAGGTCCTGTCCGAACTCGGCTGA
- a CDS encoding transketolase has protein sequence MTISSVETAAVSAPTPERIERIRAAAFRIRHHALNMGEVQGQGYVGQALGAADMFAAVYADQLNYRAEDPHWADRDRFLLSTGHYAIGHYAALAEAGIVPVSELETYGSDDSRLPMSGMSTYTPGMEISGGSLGHGLTIAVGMALGLRAQNSTNRVINFLSDGELDEGSTWEAAMGAHHHQLGNLIAMVDINALQADGATNTVLRTEPVTEKWESFGWYTQRVDGNDVGALLAAFDNIATRRAAAGSSASGQPSVILCDTKVGRGVPLLETREKAHFMRIEENEWQICRDQLTAGYEGAASA, from the coding sequence GTGACTATCTCATCCGTCGAAACGGCCGCCGTTTCCGCCCCCACGCCGGAGCGCATAGAGCGCATCCGCGCCGCCGCATTCCGTATCCGACACCACGCACTCAACATGGGCGAGGTCCAAGGCCAGGGCTATGTGGGCCAGGCGCTCGGTGCGGCAGACATGTTTGCCGCTGTCTACGCAGACCAGCTCAACTACCGCGCCGAGGACCCCCATTGGGCAGACCGGGACCGGTTCCTGCTCTCCACCGGGCACTACGCAATCGGCCACTACGCCGCCCTGGCCGAGGCCGGAATCGTCCCGGTGTCCGAACTTGAAACCTACGGCTCGGACGATTCCCGGCTACCTATGTCCGGCATGTCCACCTACACGCCGGGCATGGAAATCTCCGGCGGTTCGCTCGGACACGGACTCACGATCGCGGTCGGCATGGCGCTGGGCCTGCGGGCGCAGAACTCGACCAACCGTGTCATCAACTTCCTCTCCGACGGCGAACTCGACGAAGGTTCCACCTGGGAGGCCGCCATGGGCGCCCACCACCACCAACTTGGCAACCTCATCGCCATGGTGGACATCAATGCGCTCCAGGCCGACGGTGCCACCAACACGGTGCTCCGCACCGAACCGGTCACCGAAAAGTGGGAATCGTTCGGCTGGTACACCCAACGGGTGGACGGGAACGACGTCGGCGCGCTGCTGGCCGCGTTCGACAACATCGCCACCCGCAGGGCGGCTGCGGGATCCTCTGCATCCGGACAGCCGTCGGTGATTCTCTGCGACACCAAAGTTGGCCGCGGCGTTCCACTGCTGGAGACCCGCGAGAAGGCGCACTTCATGCGCATTGAAGAAAACGAATGGCAGATCTGCCGCGATCAATTGACTGCAGGATACGAAGGGGCGGCTTCAGCATGA
- a CDS encoding MFS transporter: MSNEALTMRGPVHGTKEAKRVAVGSGVGAVIETYDFIGFGTAAALYFGTAFFPGADPVTGTLASFATLGVGFAARPLGGIIGGHLGDKLGRKPVLVASLILMGLATFAIGLLPTYQQVGLLAPALLVLVRVIQGLAFGAEWGGAILMSYEHAPWRKKGQFTGIVQAGFPVGLLLANLVFLSSVGLGSEWAWRVPFLASIVLVAVGLIIRSKVPESPVFEDVKKSGDIVKSPIVEVIKTDWRNIVRGIGLRIAETAGYAVSVTYMISYLHTNKLADKTETLVALCVAAGIGIFATYFWGKLTDKVGRRPVYVWSTAFAVVFGIPMFMLVNTGLFFLIIATIVVAYAVCQNSLAGAQGAWFPELFQAKTRSSGASLSYQISAMVSGFTPFITTLLFVSMGWMGPALLFSVYGAIGLWAALITKETWGKRERQLAEEAASKTPQTVNA; this comes from the coding sequence ATGAGCAATGAAGCTCTGACCATGCGTGGTCCGGTTCATGGAACCAAGGAAGCAAAGCGCGTCGCCGTCGGTTCCGGCGTTGGCGCAGTCATCGAAACCTACGACTTCATCGGTTTCGGCACAGCCGCAGCACTGTACTTCGGTACGGCGTTCTTCCCGGGCGCTGACCCGGTAACCGGCACCCTGGCCTCCTTCGCGACCCTCGGCGTCGGCTTCGCTGCCCGTCCACTGGGTGGCATCATCGGCGGCCATCTCGGCGACAAGCTCGGCCGCAAGCCGGTGCTGGTGGCCTCCCTCATCCTTATGGGTCTGGCGACGTTCGCGATCGGCCTCCTGCCCACCTACCAGCAGGTTGGCCTGCTGGCTCCGGCTCTCCTGGTCCTCGTCCGCGTCATCCAAGGCCTGGCCTTCGGCGCTGAATGGGGCGGCGCCATCCTGATGAGCTACGAGCACGCACCCTGGCGGAAGAAGGGCCAGTTCACGGGAATCGTGCAGGCCGGCTTCCCCGTCGGCCTGCTCCTCGCCAACCTGGTGTTCCTGAGCAGCGTGGGCCTGGGATCCGAGTGGGCATGGCGTGTACCGTTCCTGGCCAGCATCGTGCTGGTTGCCGTCGGTCTCATCATCCGTTCAAAGGTTCCCGAGTCCCCGGTCTTCGAAGACGTCAAGAAGTCGGGCGACATCGTGAAGTCCCCCATTGTCGAGGTCATCAAGACCGATTGGCGCAACATCGTGCGGGGCATCGGCCTCCGCATCGCTGAGACAGCCGGCTACGCCGTGTCGGTGACCTACATGATTTCCTACCTGCACACCAACAAGCTGGCTGACAAGACCGAAACCCTGGTGGCGCTCTGTGTCGCCGCAGGAATCGGAATTTTCGCCACGTACTTCTGGGGCAAACTGACAGACAAGGTTGGCCGCCGCCCCGTCTACGTGTGGTCCACGGCCTTCGCAGTGGTGTTCGGTATCCCCATGTTCATGCTGGTCAACACTGGCCTGTTCTTCCTGATCATCGCCACTATCGTGGTGGCCTACGCGGTTTGCCAGAACTCCCTCGCCGGCGCCCAGGGTGCATGGTTCCCCGAGTTGTTCCAGGCCAAGACCCGCTCCTCCGGGGCGTCGCTGTCCTACCAGATCTCGGCCATGGTCTCCGGGTTCACCCCCTTTATCACCACCCTGCTGTTCGTCAGCATGGGATGGATGGGGCCGGCGCTTCTCTTCAGCGTCTATGGAGCCATCGGTCTCTGGGCAGCCCTGATCACCAAGGAAACCTGGGGCAAGCGTGAGCGTCAGCTCGCCGAAGAAGCCGCCAGCAAAACTCCCCAGACGGTAAACGCCTAA
- a CDS encoding sugar phosphate isomerase/epimerase family protein, with protein sequence MFHQRLGCSSISFRHQDLATALHTMRGLGFEEIDLGALPGVCDHVPYVLDAEAVEAVAAVVNSSGLRVRSVNGDVGDLNATLDAGTREARERHLGMLLTLAAKTGAKALVLPCGAIDHDPLRGLEEDIDAVAAQLIHASARAKEFGVELWTESLHYYRLCWNTERAQLLADRLAGSDVGIVMDFSHIVASGGDPADFVDRFSARIKHVHLRDAVPATANEPGNINLSIGNGQADFAAGLSALRDVGYTGHFSLELETRDVTHDERPAAAAKAASYISDLI encoded by the coding sequence ATGTTTCATCAACGACTTGGCTGTTCATCGATCAGCTTCCGCCACCAGGACCTGGCCACAGCCCTGCACACCATGCGTGGCCTCGGCTTCGAGGAAATCGACCTCGGCGCGCTCCCCGGCGTCTGTGACCATGTGCCTTACGTACTGGATGCCGAGGCAGTGGAGGCGGTTGCCGCCGTCGTCAACAGCTCGGGACTGCGCGTCCGCTCGGTCAACGGCGACGTCGGCGACCTGAACGCAACGCTCGACGCCGGCACCCGGGAAGCGCGCGAACGACACCTCGGGATGCTGCTCACCCTGGCGGCCAAGACCGGCGCGAAAGCACTTGTCCTGCCGTGCGGTGCGATCGACCACGATCCTTTGCGGGGCCTGGAAGAAGACATCGACGCTGTCGCAGCTCAACTTATTCACGCCTCTGCCCGCGCCAAGGAGTTCGGCGTCGAGCTGTGGACCGAATCCCTGCACTACTACCGGCTGTGCTGGAACACCGAACGCGCGCAGCTGCTCGCCGATCGCCTTGCCGGTTCCGACGTCGGGATCGTCATGGACTTCAGCCACATCGTCGCGTCCGGAGGCGACCCCGCGGATTTCGTGGACCGCTTCTCCGCACGGATAAAGCACGTCCACCTGCGTGACGCGGTTCCAGCGACCGCAAACGAGCCCGGGAACATCAACCTCAGCATCGGCAACGGACAAGCAGACTTCGCTGCCGGCCTTTCCGCGTTACGGGACGTTGGCTATACCGGCCACTTCTCCCTGGAACTCGAAACCCGGGACGTCACCCACGACGAACGGCCCGCGGCTGCAGCCAAAGCGGCCAGCTACATCTCAGACCTCATCTAA
- a CDS encoding SDR family NAD(P)-dependent oxidoreductase, which yields MTTIQRTAVLTGATSDRGIGLTTARRYASQGWGIVILDLDGEKSAKVAAEIANEFNVPAFGYEIDVANEASVTAAQAAVAAEVTAGNLPPVGALANIAGITSPVPFLETTLELWHKVMDVNATGTYLVTKAFLPDMIANGWGRIVNMSSVSAQRGGGVFGKVPYSAAKAAILGFTKALAREIGDTGVTVNAITPGAVDTNIRVGSTEEQEAAINAGIPLGRNATTEEVAAVITFLSSEDSAYLTGTTIDINGGSHIH from the coding sequence ATGACCACCATCCAGCGCACCGCCGTCCTCACCGGAGCTACTTCCGACCGCGGCATCGGCCTCACCACTGCCCGTCGTTATGCCAGCCAGGGCTGGGGCATTGTGATCCTGGACCTCGACGGCGAGAAGTCCGCCAAGGTTGCCGCCGAGATCGCCAATGAATTCAACGTTCCCGCCTTCGGCTACGAAATCGACGTTGCCAATGAAGCTTCAGTCACCGCAGCGCAGGCCGCCGTCGCTGCAGAAGTCACCGCCGGAAACCTCCCGCCCGTCGGAGCCCTGGCGAACATCGCCGGCATCACCTCACCCGTCCCGTTCCTGGAAACCACGCTCGAGCTGTGGCACAAGGTCATGGACGTCAACGCCACCGGCACCTACCTGGTCACCAAGGCGTTCCTGCCGGACATGATCGCCAACGGTTGGGGCCGCATCGTCAACATGTCCTCGGTCTCCGCACAGCGCGGCGGCGGCGTCTTTGGCAAGGTTCCCTACTCCGCAGCCAAGGCCGCCATCCTCGGCTTCACCAAGGCACTCGCCCGCGAAATCGGCGACACCGGAGTGACCGTCAATGCCATCACCCCCGGCGCTGTGGACACCAACATCCGGGTCGGCAGCACCGAAGAGCAGGAAGCCGCCATCAACGCAGGGATCCCCTTGGGCCGCAACGCCACCACGGAGGAAGTCGCCGCTGTGATCACGTTCCTCTCCTCCGAGGACTCCGCGTACCTCACCGGCACCACCATCGACATCAACGGCGGCAGCCACATCCACTGA
- a CDS encoding dihydroxyacetone kinase family protein — MTKIFNDPADFADEALAGFCDAHSDLVRQVDGGAVRRNRPASPKVAVITGGGSGHYPAFAGIIGPGFADGAVVGNIFTSPSSQQAYSVAKAADSGAGVVFTYGNYAGDVMNFGMASERLNAEGIRAENVLVTDDIASASPGEIGKRRGIAGDFVVFKVMGAAAEAGLDLDAVVRLGRKANGLTRTIGTAFGGCTFPGADQPLFRLPEGQMGLGLGIHGEPGLFDTELPSAVELGRELVRRVLAETPAGASRRLAVILNGLGSTKHEELFVLWRTVAPLLREAGYTLVMPEVGELVTSLDMAGASLTLTWLDDELEQYWTAPALTPAYRRGSVGFDAGVSEVVHEDSATETADYSSTAESRAYAAQCLSALDTTASLLRASESMLGDMDAIAGDGDHGRGMVRGSAAANEAAATAFERGAGAGSVLIAAGDAWADKAGGTLGVLWGAGLRAFGERLGDAETPTPDVLAESVRAFADRIAGLGKAEMGDKTMMDALLPFAASLEERIASGIPVEEAWAVAATDASAAAASTADLRPLKGRARPLAEKSLGTPDPGATSLAMVFTAVGPHFTAVPVAAVTN; from the coding sequence ATGACCAAAATCTTCAACGACCCCGCCGACTTCGCCGATGAAGCCCTTGCCGGTTTCTGTGACGCCCACTCGGACCTCGTCCGGCAGGTGGATGGCGGCGCCGTCCGTCGCAACCGCCCGGCCTCGCCGAAGGTCGCTGTCATCACCGGCGGCGGTTCAGGACACTACCCGGCCTTCGCCGGCATCATCGGGCCGGGCTTTGCTGACGGTGCAGTGGTGGGAAACATCTTCACCTCCCCGTCATCTCAGCAGGCCTACTCCGTGGCCAAGGCAGCCGACTCCGGTGCCGGAGTCGTCTTCACGTACGGCAACTACGCCGGCGATGTCATGAACTTCGGCATGGCCAGCGAACGCCTGAACGCCGAGGGCATCCGGGCAGAGAACGTTCTGGTCACCGATGACATTGCCAGCGCCTCACCCGGGGAGATCGGGAAGCGGCGCGGCATTGCCGGGGATTTCGTGGTCTTCAAGGTCATGGGTGCTGCTGCCGAAGCAGGACTTGACCTCGACGCAGTGGTTCGTCTGGGACGCAAGGCGAATGGGTTGACACGAACCATTGGCACCGCGTTTGGCGGTTGCACCTTCCCGGGAGCCGACCAACCGTTGTTCCGCCTTCCCGAGGGACAGATGGGCCTTGGGCTGGGTATCCACGGCGAGCCGGGACTGTTCGATACCGAGCTGCCATCCGCCGTCGAACTTGGCCGCGAACTGGTGCGCCGGGTCCTGGCCGAAACTCCGGCGGGCGCTTCCCGGAGACTCGCCGTGATCCTCAACGGCCTGGGTTCCACCAAGCATGAGGAGCTTTTCGTCCTCTGGCGCACCGTCGCTCCCCTGCTGCGCGAAGCCGGTTACACGCTGGTGATGCCGGAGGTGGGTGAACTGGTGACCTCGCTGGATATGGCCGGTGCGTCGCTGACGCTGACCTGGTTGGACGATGAGCTGGAGCAGTACTGGACCGCACCTGCCCTGACTCCGGCCTATCGCCGTGGCTCTGTTGGCTTCGATGCCGGTGTTTCCGAGGTCGTCCACGAGGATTCCGCGACCGAAACTGCCGACTACTCCTCCACAGCTGAGTCCCGCGCTTACGCAGCACAGTGCCTCTCGGCCCTGGACACTACCGCATCGCTGCTGCGGGCTTCCGAATCGATGCTGGGGGACATGGACGCGATAGCAGGCGACGGCGACCACGGCCGCGGCATGGTGCGCGGATCCGCAGCTGCCAACGAGGCCGCAGCAACCGCGTTCGAGCGGGGTGCGGGAGCCGGTTCGGTCCTGATCGCGGCGGGCGACGCCTGGGCAGACAAGGCTGGAGGTACCTTGGGCGTTCTTTGGGGTGCCGGGCTCCGCGCCTTCGGCGAGCGGTTGGGTGATGCAGAGACCCCGACGCCGGACGTCCTCGCCGAGTCTGTTCGCGCCTTCGCGGACCGCATCGCGGGCCTTGGGAAGGCCGAGATGGGCGACAAGACCATGATGGATGCCCTGCTTCCGTTCGCTGCGTCGCTGGAGGAACGCATCGCTTCCGGCATCCCTGTCGAAGAGGCTTGGGCAGTTGCTGCGACTGACGCTTCGGCCGCTGCCGCGTCCACCGCTGACCTCCGCCCCCTCAAAGGCCGAGCCAGGCCGCTGGCCGAGAAGAGCCTCGGTACGCCGGATCCCGGGGCGACGTCGCTCGCCATGGTGTTCACCGCCGTCGGACCGCATTTCACCGCAGTTCCCGTAGCTGCCGTTACCAACTAG